The Janthinobacterium lividum genome has a window encoding:
- a CDS encoding ABC transporter permease subunit, translated as MPGEAFGAPGQGNSSRIATVTVIAVLLLWFAVTASGMVKPLFLPSPQAVYEKFIMAATTGFGGATLWEHTVASLVRVFGAFGLACLFAIPVGVMMGVNRVARGIFDPLIEFYRPLPPLAYLPLVIIWFGIGEFSKVYLIFLAIFAPMAIAARAGVSSVSLEQIHAAYSMGATRFQVIVHVILRAAIPEILTGMRIGIGVGWTTLVAGEMVAATRGLGYMVLSASEFLASDVVIMGIIVIGFFAFLFDLMMRYLERTLVPWKGKV; from the coding sequence ATGCCCGGCGAAGCGTTCGGTGCTCCGGGGCAGGGCAATTCCAGCCGCATCGCCACCGTCACCGTCATCGCCGTGCTGCTGCTGTGGTTCGCCGTGACGGCCAGCGGCATGGTGAAACCCCTGTTCCTGCCGTCGCCGCAAGCCGTCTACGAAAAATTCATCATGGCGGCCACCACCGGTTTCGGCGGAGCCACCCTGTGGGAACACACGGTCGCCAGCCTGGTGCGCGTGTTCGGCGCCTTTGGCCTGGCGTGCCTGTTCGCCATTCCCGTCGGCGTGATGATGGGCGTCAACCGTGTAGCGCGCGGCATCTTCGATCCCTTGATCGAGTTCTACCGTCCGCTGCCACCCCTCGCTTACTTGCCACTGGTCATCATCTGGTTCGGCATCGGCGAGTTTTCGAAGGTCTACCTGATCTTCCTGGCCATCTTTGCGCCGATGGCCATCGCGGCCCGCGCCGGCGTCAGCTCGGTGTCGCTGGAGCAAATCCACGCGGCGTACTCGATGGGCGCCACCCGCTTCCAGGTGATCGTGCACGTGATTCTGCGGGCCGCGATCCCGGAAATCCTCACCGGCATGCGCATCGGCATCGGCGTGGGCTGGACCACCCTGGTGGCTGGCGAAATGGTGGCGGCCACGCGGGGCCTCGGCTACATGGTGCTGAGCGCGTCCGAGTTCCTGGCCAGCGATGTGGTGATCATGGGCATCATCGTGATCGGTTTCTTCGCTTTCCTGT
- a CDS encoding taurine ABC transporter ATP-binding protein has protein sequence MENLYVKDVSVIYPGKTAGERVHALNNINLTINSGDFVVALGASGCGKTTLLSLMAGFIAPSKGEIMLGDNKVEGPGADRGVVFQKHALLPWLNVMENVEFGLKLQGVPKAVRREQAAKNLALVGLKDFHDNMIYQLSGGMQQRVGIARALTSNPAMLLMDEPMAALDALTRETIQELLLDIWAKSSTMFFFITHSVDEALFLANRLIVMSPRPGRITHTYELDFNKRFLECRDARAVKSSPDFIKIRETVLNIIYGDERAVNKELEVSHA, from the coding sequence ATGGAAAATCTCTACGTCAAGGATGTCAGCGTGATTTATCCGGGCAAGACGGCCGGTGAACGCGTACATGCCTTAAATAATATCAACCTGACCATCAACAGCGGCGACTTCGTCGTCGCACTGGGCGCCTCGGGCTGCGGCAAGACAACCTTGCTGAGCCTGATGGCGGGCTTTATCGCCCCATCCAAGGGCGAGATCATGCTCGGCGACAATAAAGTGGAAGGGCCGGGTGCCGACCGTGGCGTGGTGTTCCAGAAACATGCCTTGCTGCCGTGGTTGAACGTGATGGAAAACGTGGAATTCGGCTTGAAGCTGCAAGGCGTGCCGAAAGCCGTGCGGCGCGAACAGGCGGCGAAAAACCTGGCGCTGGTCGGCTTGAAGGACTTTCACGACAATATGATTTATCAATTGTCGGGCGGCATGCAGCAGCGCGTGGGCATCGCCCGCGCCCTGACCAGCAATCCCGCCATGCTGCTGATGGATGAACCGATGGCGGCGCTCGATGCGCTGACCCGCGAAACCATCCAGGAATTGCTGCTCGATATCTGGGCCAAGTCCAGCACCATGTTCTTCTTCATTACCCACAGCGTCGACGAGGCGCTGTTCCTGGCGAACCGGCTGATCGTCATGTCGCCCCGTCCGGGCCGCATCACGCATACGTATGAACTCGATTTCAACAAGCGCTTCCTCGAGTGCCGCGATGCGCGCGCCGTGAAATCGAGCCCGGACTTCATCAAGATCCGCGAAACAGTGCTCAACATCATTTATGGCGACGAGCGCGCAGTCAATAAAGAGCTGGAGGTGTCCCATGCATAG
- the tauA gene encoding taurine ABC transporter substrate-binding protein: protein MNTTTSKNTVFSTMRRAVLGTLVLGVTLASSATAFAQSKEVTIAYQEINGPFLVAIASGEVEKTTGYKINWRKFDSGAKVATGMASGDVQIGVIGSSPLTAAVSRGVDLQLFWIIDDINEAEAMVARNGAGITKPTDLRGKKIAVPFVSTTHFHTMFALETWGIKPTEVKLLNMQPNQIAAAWERGDIDAAFVWDPALSKLKQNGKVLVTSGELSKKGKATFDGMAVERAWGEANADFMAKFVKVMAAADADYRANPKAWTIDSPQVKANVKHSGAAAKDVAASVALYAYPSLQEQASPAWLGGGAKGGVAQALLATAQFLKGEGKIDTLAPDYAKYVTPKYAQAAGLLEVNVVRWRACGRAD, encoded by the coding sequence ATGAACACAACTACGAGCAAAAACACGGTTTTTTCAACGATGCGCCGCGCAGTCCTCGGCACCCTGGTGCTGGGCGTTACCCTTGCCTCCAGCGCTACGGCCTTTGCGCAAAGCAAGGAAGTGACGATTGCCTACCAGGAAATCAACGGTCCCTTCCTGGTGGCGATCGCCAGCGGCGAAGTGGAGAAAACCACCGGCTATAAAATCAACTGGCGCAAGTTCGACTCGGGCGCCAAGGTGGCCACCGGCATGGCTTCCGGCGACGTGCAGATCGGCGTCATCGGGTCCAGCCCCCTGACGGCGGCCGTTAGCCGCGGCGTCGATCTGCAACTGTTCTGGATCATCGACGACATCAATGAAGCCGAAGCGATGGTGGCCCGCAATGGCGCCGGCATCACCAAGCCCACCGATTTGCGCGGCAAGAAGATCGCCGTGCCATTCGTGTCCACCACACACTTCCACACCATGTTCGCGCTGGAAACGTGGGGCATCAAGCCCACGGAAGTGAAATTGCTGAACATGCAGCCGAACCAGATCGCCGCCGCCTGGGAACGGGGCGACATCGACGCCGCCTTCGTGTGGGATCCGGCCTTGAGCAAACTCAAGCAAAACGGCAAGGTACTCGTCACGTCCGGTGAGCTGAGCAAGAAGGGCAAGGCCACGTTTGACGGCATGGCCGTCGAGCGCGCCTGGGGCGAAGCGAACGCGGATTTCATGGCCAAGTTCGTCAAGGTGATGGCCGCGGCCGACGCCGACTACCGCGCCAATCCGAAGGCGTGGACCATCGATTCGCCGCAAGTGAAAGCCAACGTCAAGCATTCGGGCGCGGCCGCCAAGGACGTGGCCGCTTCCGTGGCCTTGTACGCTTACCCGTCGCTGCAGGAGCAGGCTTCGCCGGCCTGGCTCGGTGGCGGCGCGAAGGGCGGCGTGGCGCAAGCCTTGCTGGCCACGGCGCAATTCCTGAAGGGCGAAGGCAAGATCGATACGCTGGCTCCTGACTACGCCAAATATGTGACACCCAAATATGCACAGGCCGCCGGCCTGCTGGAAGTAAACGTTGTGCGATGGCGCGCCTGCGGGCGCGCTGACTGA
- a CDS encoding FAD-dependent oxidoreductase, translating into MGSNSTAARTPYDPAFDPLVAQRPGHGNAYAPTYWIGTAGEPPADDGPITHDIDVDVAIIGSGFTGLSCAIFLAQEHGIKATVLEANRVSWGCSTRNGGQAQCTTGRLKRSQWIDRYGLDTALKLHAEVCDAMETFKKITADIDCDPQPGGHLYIAHKAKAMPALEKEAKVMREIFKYDARILDADTVKREFVDDKEAAGALHEPEGIGIHAGKLAFGYLRKARALGAKVHPSSPVMGWETRNGVHYLQTPGGVVRARSVAVATGGYTSPHLHPQVKNRLLPILSNSLVTRPLTPAEIEACNFRTHQVITDTRILRHYYRLMPDNRVQIGSRSAITGADAPDDKYKQFLINDLHRKFPALTGIAIDYSWWGWVDVSHDMMPRIVQPDPKQSIFYSLGYGGNGVMYSAQAGRRMAERIAGKASDTGLPIFNSKLPYPNMMELVESQAFAPFRRLGQRFLYRWYHLKDEVF; encoded by the coding sequence ATGGGCAGCAACAGCACCGCCGCCCGCACGCCCTACGATCCCGCCTTCGATCCGCTGGTGGCCCAGCGTCCCGGCCACGGCAATGCCTACGCGCCCACCTACTGGATCGGCACGGCCGGCGAGCCGCCTGCCGACGATGGCCCCATCACGCATGACATCGACGTCGACGTGGCCATCATCGGTTCCGGCTTCACGGGCCTGTCCTGCGCCATCTTTCTGGCCCAGGAACACGGCATCAAGGCCACCGTGCTGGAAGCAAACCGCGTCAGCTGGGGCTGCAGCACGCGCAATGGCGGCCAGGCCCAATGCACGACGGGCCGCCTGAAGCGCTCGCAGTGGATAGACCGCTATGGGCTGGACACGGCCCTGAAACTGCACGCGGAAGTGTGCGACGCGATGGAAACGTTCAAGAAGATCACGGCCGACATCGATTGCGACCCGCAGCCGGGCGGCCACCTGTACATCGCCCACAAGGCGAAAGCCATGCCTGCGCTGGAAAAAGAAGCCAAGGTCATGCGCGAGATATTCAAGTACGATGCCCGCATCCTCGACGCCGACACCGTCAAGCGCGAATTTGTCGATGACAAGGAAGCGGCCGGCGCGCTGCACGAGCCGGAAGGCATCGGCATCCACGCGGGCAAGCTGGCTTTCGGCTACCTGCGCAAGGCCCGCGCGCTGGGCGCCAAGGTGCATCCATCGAGCCCCGTGATGGGCTGGGAAACGCGCAACGGCGTGCATTATCTGCAAACGCCGGGCGGCGTGGTGCGCGCCCGATCCGTGGCCGTGGCCACGGGCGGCTACACCTCGCCCCATCTGCATCCGCAAGTGAAGAACCGCCTGCTGCCGATTTTGTCGAACTCGCTCGTCACGCGTCCATTGACCCCGGCGGAAATCGAGGCGTGCAACTTCCGCACCCACCAGGTGATCACCGATACGCGCATCTTGCGCCACTACTACCGCTTGATGCCGGACAACCGCGTGCAGATCGGCAGCCGCAGCGCCATCACGGGCGCCGACGCGCCGGACGACAAGTACAAACAGTTTTTGATCAACGATCTGCATCGCAAGTTCCCCGCGCTGACGGGCATCGCCATCGATTACTCGTGGTGGGGCTGGGTCGACGTCAGCCACGACATGATGCCGCGCATCGTGCAACCGGACCCGAAGCAATCGATCTTCTATTCGCTCGGTTACGGCGGCAACGGCGTCATGTACTCGGCGCAGGCAGGCCGGCGCATGGCCGAACGCATCGCCGGCAAGGCCAGCGACACGGGTTTGCCGATCTTCAATTCGAAACTGCCGTATCCCAACATGATGGAACTGGTCGAGTCGCAAGCGTTCGCCCCGTTCCGCCGCCTGGGCCAGCGCTTCCTGTACCGCTGGTATCACTTGAAGGATGAAGTGTTTTAA
- a CDS encoding nuclear transport factor 2 family protein: MNHPVPHTDAVTTDFLQAFGDAWNRHDIEALMGAMADDCEFHAVAGPDLLGKSFIGRDAVRAGFELAWQTFPDAAWLTPVHFVSGERGVTESTFAGTKADGTRIEARMVDIFTFRDGKIAVKNAFRKDRPPVATANKAA; the protein is encoded by the coding sequence ATGAACCACCCTGTACCGCACACCGACGCCGTTACTACTGATTTCCTGCAAGCGTTCGGCGATGCCTGGAATCGCCACGATATCGAGGCCCTGATGGGCGCCATGGCGGACGACTGCGAGTTCCATGCCGTGGCCGGCCCTGACTTGCTGGGCAAGAGCTTCATTGGCCGCGACGCCGTGCGCGCCGGTTTCGAGCTGGCCTGGCAAACCTTCCCCGACGCCGCCTGGCTCACCCCCGTACATTTTGTCAGCGGCGAGCGCGGCGTGACGGAGTCGACCTTTGCCGGCACCAAGGCGGATGGCACGCGCATCGAAGCGCGCATGGTCGACATCTTCACTTTCCGCGACGGCAAGATCGCCGTGAAGAATGCCTTCCGCAAGGATCGCCCACCCGTAGCTACCGCCAACAAAGCCGCCTAA
- the xsc gene encoding sulfoacetaldehyde acetyltransferase: MNDMTEQKAAAAAIPVGPQKMTPSEAFVETLAANGVTDMFGIMGSAFMDPMDIFAPAGIRLIPVVHEQGAGHMADGYARVSGRHGVVIGQNGPGISNCVTAIAAAYWAHTPVVIITPETGTMSMGLGGFQEANQLPMFEEFTKYQGHVTNPARMAEFTGRCFDRAMSEMGPTQLNIPRDYFYGEIKAEIPQPNRLDRGAGGEQSLNDAAELLAKAKFPVIISGGGVVMGEAIEECKALAERLGAPVVNSYLHNDSFPASHPLWCGPLGYQGSKAAMKLIAKADVVVALGSRLGPFGTLPQHGMDYWPKNAKIIQIDADNKMLGLVKKISVGICGDAKAAAKAILARLDGKSLDCDATRDERYATVQAEKAAWEEELTNWTHEKDAYSLDMIEEQKKEPGNYLHPRQVLRELEKAMPEDVMVSTDIGNINSVANSYLRFEKPRSFFAAMSFGNCGYAFPTIIGAKVAAPHRPAVSYAGDGAWGMSLMETMTCVRHNIPVTAVVFHNRQWGAEKKNQVDFYNRRFVAGELDNQSFAEIARAMGAEGITVDKLEDVGPALKKAIDMQMNEGKTTIIEIMCTRELGDPFRRDALSKPIRHLDKYKDYV; the protein is encoded by the coding sequence ATGAATGACATGACCGAGCAAAAAGCCGCCGCCGCAGCGATACCTGTAGGCCCGCAAAAGATGACGCCTTCCGAAGCGTTCGTGGAAACCCTGGCCGCCAATGGCGTGACCGACATGTTCGGCATCATGGGCTCGGCCTTCATGGATCCGATGGATATCTTTGCGCCTGCCGGCATCCGCTTGATTCCCGTCGTGCACGAGCAGGGCGCCGGCCACATGGCCGACGGTTACGCCCGCGTCTCGGGTCGCCATGGCGTGGTCATCGGTCAGAACGGCCCCGGTATCAGCAATTGCGTCACGGCCATCGCCGCCGCCTACTGGGCGCACACCCCGGTCGTGATCATTACCCCTGAGACGGGCACGATGAGCATGGGCCTGGGCGGCTTCCAGGAAGCGAACCAGTTGCCGATGTTCGAGGAATTTACCAAATATCAAGGCCACGTGACGAACCCGGCCCGCATGGCGGAATTCACGGGCCGCTGCTTTGACCGCGCCATGTCGGAAATGGGCCCGACGCAACTAAACATCCCGCGCGACTATTTTTATGGCGAAATCAAGGCCGAGATTCCACAACCGAACCGCCTGGACCGTGGCGCCGGCGGCGAGCAAAGCCTCAACGATGCGGCGGAACTGCTGGCGAAAGCCAAGTTCCCCGTCATCATCTCGGGCGGCGGCGTCGTCATGGGCGAAGCGATCGAAGAGTGCAAGGCCCTGGCCGAACGCCTGGGCGCGCCCGTCGTCAACAGCTATCTGCATAACGACTCGTTTCCCGCCAGCCACCCGCTGTGGTGCGGTCCGCTCGGTTATCAAGGATCAAAAGCGGCCATGAAACTGATCGCCAAGGCCGACGTTGTCGTGGCCCTCGGTTCGCGCCTGGGCCCGTTCGGTACCTTGCCGCAGCACGGCATGGATTACTGGCCGAAAAACGCCAAGATCATCCAGATCGATGCGGACAACAAGATGCTGGGCCTGGTGAAAAAGATTTCGGTCGGCATCTGCGGCGACGCCAAGGCGGCCGCGAAAGCCATCCTGGCCCGCCTGGACGGCAAGAGCCTCGATTGCGACGCCACGCGCGACGAGCGCTATGCCACCGTGCAGGCGGAAAAGGCCGCGTGGGAAGAGGAATTGACGAACTGGACGCACGAGAAAGATGCGTACAGCCTGGACATGATCGAAGAGCAAAAGAAAGAGCCGGGCAATTACCTGCACCCGCGCCAGGTCTTGCGCGAGCTGGAAAAAGCCATGCCGGAAGACGTGATGGTGTCGACCGACATCGGCAACATCAACTCGGTGGCGAACAGCTATCTGCGCTTTGAAAAGCCGCGCAGCTTCTTTGCGGCGATGAGCTTTGGCAACTGCGGCTATGCGTTCCCGACCATTATCGGCGCGAAAGTGGCCGCGCCACACCGTCCGGCCGTGTCGTATGCGGGCGATGGCGCCTGGGGCATGAGCCTGATGGAAACGATGACCTGCGTGCGCCACAACATTCCTGTGACGGCCGTGGTGTTCCACAACCGCCAGTGGGGCGCGGAAAAGAAAAACCAGGTCGATTTCTACAACCGCCGTTTCGTGGCCGGTGAACTCGACAACCAGAGCTTCGCGGAAATTGCGCGGGCCATGGGCGCCGAAGGCATCACGGTCGACAAGCTGGAAGACGTGGGCCCGGCCTTGAAGAAAGCCATCGACATGCAGATGAATGAAGGCAAGACCACCATCATCGAAATCATGTGCACGCGCGAGCTGGGCGACCCGTTCCGCCGCGATGCGCTGAGCAAACCGATCCGTCACCTGGACAAGTACAAAGACTACGTATAA
- a CDS encoding IclR family transcriptional regulator: MDMISSPKLEPEKLEGDTPTMRLFALLEVIAEKDQLLSLQALVEETGLPKPTLHRMLQQLESVGVLQRESDGRHYSTGVRLRRLASNLLINNTFHGARRMVLRQLVEEVGESCNLTAFSGSEVVYLDRVETAAPLRFYLHPGSRVPAHCSSSGKLFLAQMTPVQRRRLLGHMELTRFTDKTETDPVKLERELELVRRNGYALDDEEFLPGLLCVAVLVPNPNGRSNLAVAIQAPIIRLTHDKALHFLPALQRAAQALAAIESETMPTTGGDDGAALQAGHSAGNS, translated from the coding sequence ATGGACATGATTTCATCCCCAAAACTTGAGCCGGAAAAACTGGAAGGCGACACGCCCACGATGCGTTTGTTTGCCTTGCTGGAAGTGATTGCCGAGAAAGACCAGTTGCTATCGCTGCAAGCGCTGGTGGAAGAAACGGGCCTGCCGAAGCCCACCCTGCACCGCATGCTGCAACAGCTGGAAAGCGTGGGCGTGCTGCAGCGCGAAAGCGATGGCCGCCACTACAGCACGGGCGTGCGCCTGCGCCGCCTGGCCTCAAACCTGCTGATTAACAACACTTTCCATGGCGCCCGCCGCATGGTCTTGCGCCAGCTGGTCGAGGAAGTGGGCGAAAGCTGCAACCTGACGGCCTTCAGCGGCAGCGAAGTGGTGTACCTGGACCGGGTGGAAACGGCGGCCCCGCTGCGCTTCTATCTGCACCCCGGTTCGAGGGTGCCGGCCCACTGCTCGTCGAGCGGCAAGCTGTTCCTGGCGCAAATGACGCCCGTGCAACGGCGCCGCCTGCTGGGCCATATGGAATTGACGCGCTTTACGGACAAGACGGAAACGGACCCCGTCAAGCTGGAACGCGAACTGGAACTGGTGCGCCGCAACGGCTATGCGCTGGACGACGAGGAATTCCTGCCCGGCCTGCTGTGCGTGGCCGTGCTGGTGCCGAACCCGAACGGCCGCTCGAACCTGGCCGTGGCGATCCAGGCGCCCATCATCCGTTTGACGCATGACAAGGCTTTACATTTCTTGCCTGCATTGCAGCGCGCCGCGCAAGCCCTGGCCGCCATCGAATCGGAAACCATGCCGACGACGGGCGGGGACGACGGCGCCGCATTACAAGCCGGTCATTCGGCTGGCAATTCATAA
- a CDS encoding AAA family ATPase yields the protein MPDSRQHPPAAAAQTLQSVRSLFNIDSDLLVPVFTERDPHVPDIDPAYRFNKDVTLAILAGFSHNRRVMVQGLHGTGKSTHIEQVAARLNWPCVRVNLDGHISRLDLVGKDAIVLREQQQVTEFQEGIVPWSLQRPVALIFDEYDAGRPDVMFVIQRILERDGKFTLLDQNRVITPHPHFRLFATSNTVGLGNLNGMYHGTQVLNHAQIDRWNIVATLNYLPQAEETEIVLARVPVMNDEAGRQLASSMVAVASLTRHGYAAGDLACLMSPRTVITWAENCQIFRDPALAFRLSFLNKCDEAERPMVAEYYQRCFNEELLASQA from the coding sequence GTGCCAGATTCACGCCAACATCCCCCCGCCGCAGCGGCGCAAACCTTACAGTCCGTGCGCAGCCTGTTCAATATCGACAGCGACCTGCTCGTGCCCGTCTTCACGGAGCGCGACCCGCATGTGCCCGACATCGACCCCGCCTACCGCTTCAACAAGGATGTGACCCTGGCGATTTTGGCCGGCTTCAGCCACAACCGCAGAGTGATGGTGCAAGGCTTGCACGGCACGGGCAAGTCCACGCATATCGAGCAAGTGGCGGCGCGCCTGAACTGGCCTTGCGTGCGCGTCAACCTCGACGGCCACATCAGCCGCCTGGATCTTGTCGGCAAGGACGCCATCGTGCTGCGCGAGCAGCAGCAGGTGACGGAATTCCAGGAAGGCATCGTGCCCTGGTCATTGCAGCGCCCCGTGGCCCTGATTTTCGACGAGTACGACGCGGGCCGCCCCGACGTGATGTTCGTCATCCAGCGCATCCTCGAGCGCGATGGCAAGTTCACCCTGCTCGACCAGAACCGGGTCATCACGCCGCATCCTCACTTCCGTTTGTTCGCCACATCGAACACGGTGGGACTCGGCAACTTGAACGGCATGTACCACGGCACGCAAGTGCTCAATCACGCGCAGATCGACCGCTGGAACATCGTTGCCACCTTGAACTATCTGCCGCAGGCGGAAGAAACGGAGATCGTGCTGGCGCGTGTCCCCGTCATGAATGACGAAGCGGGCCGCCAGCTGGCAAGCAGCATGGTGGCCGTGGCCAGCCTCACGCGCCACGGTTATGCGGCGGGCGACCTGGCCTGTTTGATGTCGCCGCGCACGGTCATTACCTGGGCCGAAAATTGCCAGATCTTCCGCGACCCGGCGCTGGCCTTCCGCCTGTCCTTCCTCAACAAATGCGACGAGGCCGAGCGGCCCATGGTGGCCGAGTATTACCAGCGCTGTTTCAATGAGGAATTGCTGGCGAGCCAGGCATGA
- a CDS encoding cobalt chelatase, which produces MSTEATAPAPYTREQQETDELCAGAIRALSGVSAIRYRGRRLHDGHRPLPIHAAHLQPDAALQDLPSLRGAADSVALRLLHTDAALHKSFCPPEPVARLVFELLEQLRVETLAPDQHAGVISNLRHRFTAWSHAFYDSGLAEGASGLLLYTVFQMCWSRLTARPVLEKTEDFIEATRWSVSSQLSGDLAGLRRHRLDQSAFARHALAIAHAVDAVLKEAQAARDGSQDDGGDAKAQAAFKLLLDFDSDNDHLPDAAPLGESRAFSDGDGAYRAYSTAYDREENAGELVRRALLLDYRERMDARIASLGINTARLARRFTQLLAVPRRDGWSFGEEEGYIDGRRLAQLISSPSERRLFRREQFLPQADCLVTFLVDCSGSMKTHAESVAVLLDIVLRALDQAGVATELLGFTTGAWNGGRVKRDWMRARSPANPGRLNELVHMVFKDGDTSWRRARPGIAALLKADLYREGVDGEAVDWACKRMLARPERRRILLVVSDGCPMDTATNLANDEFYLAQHLKQVVARREAQGAIEICGLGLGLDLGAYYSRSLATTLPASLNNALFIEIAQLLGGMRR; this is translated from the coding sequence ATGAGCACGGAAGCGACCGCGCCTGCTCCCTACACGCGCGAACAACAGGAAACGGATGAATTGTGCGCGGGCGCCATCCGCGCGCTGAGCGGCGTTTCCGCCATCCGCTACCGGGGCCGGCGCCTGCACGATGGCCACCGCCCCCTGCCCATCCATGCGGCCCATCTGCAGCCCGATGCGGCGCTGCAGGATTTGCCCTCGCTGCGCGGCGCGGCCGACAGCGTAGCCCTGCGCCTGCTACACACGGACGCTGCCTTGCACAAGTCCTTCTGCCCGCCAGAACCCGTGGCGCGTCTGGTGTTCGAGCTGCTGGAGCAGTTAAGAGTGGAAACGCTTGCGCCAGATCAACATGCCGGTGTGATCAGCAACCTGCGCCACCGTTTTACTGCCTGGTCGCACGCGTTTTACGATTCCGGCCTGGCCGAAGGCGCTTCGGGCTTGCTGCTGTACACGGTATTCCAGATGTGCTGGTCGCGCCTGACGGCCCGGCCCGTGCTGGAAAAGACGGAAGATTTCATCGAGGCCACGCGCTGGTCCGTTTCTTCGCAACTAAGTGGCGACCTGGCGGGCTTGCGCCGCCACCGATTGGACCAGTCTGCCTTTGCCCGCCACGCGCTGGCCATCGCCCATGCCGTCGACGCCGTGCTGAAAGAGGCGCAGGCGGCGCGCGATGGCAGCCAGGACGACGGGGGCGACGCCAAGGCGCAGGCGGCCTTCAAGCTGCTGCTCGATTTCGACAGCGACAACGACCACCTTCCCGATGCGGCTCCCTTGGGCGAAAGCCGCGCCTTCAGCGATGGCGATGGCGCCTACCGCGCCTACTCCACGGCGTACGACCGCGAGGAAAACGCGGGCGAACTGGTGCGCCGCGCCCTGCTGCTCGACTACCGCGAGCGCATGGATGCGCGCATCGCCAGCCTGGGCATCAACACGGCCCGCCTGGCGCGGCGCTTCACGCAATTGCTGGCCGTGCCCCGGCGCGACGGCTGGTCGTTCGGTGAAGAGGAAGGTTATATCGATGGCCGGCGCCTGGCGCAGCTGATCAGCTCGCCCTCAGAGCGCCGCTTGTTCCGCAGGGAACAATTTTTGCCGCAAGCCGATTGCCTCGTCACCTTTCTCGTCGATTGCTCCGGCTCCATGAAGACGCATGCGGAATCCGTGGCCGTGCTGCTCGACATTGTGCTGCGTGCGCTGGACCAGGCCGGCGTCGCCACTGAATTGCTGGGTTTTACGACGGGCGCCTGGAACGGGGGACGAGTCAAACGCGACTGGATGCGCGCCCGCTCGCCCGCCAACCCGGGCCGCTTGAACGAACTCGTGCACATGGTCTTCAAGGATGGCGATACCAGCTGGCGCCGCGCGCGGCCCGGCATCGCGGCCCTGTTAAAGGCTGATTTGTACCGCGAAGGCGTCGATGGCGAAGCCGTGGATTGGGCGTGCAAGCGCATGCTGGCGCGCCCGGAACGGCGGCGCATCCTGCTCGTCGTGTCTGACGGTTGCCCGATGGATACGGCCACGAATCTGGCCAACGACGAGTTTTACCTGGCCCAGCATCTGAAGCAGGTAGTGGCGCGCCGCGAAGCGCAGGGCGCCATCGAGATATGCGGGTTGGGACTGGGCCTGGACCTGGGCGCCTACTACAGCCGCAGCCTGGCCACCACCCTGCCCGCCTCGCTGAACAATGCGCTGTTCATCGAGATCGCGCAGTTGCTCGGGGGCATGAGGCGATAA